One Halobaculum sp. CBA1158 DNA segment encodes these proteins:
- the mch gene encoding methenyltetrahydromethanopterin cyclohydrolase, whose protein sequence is MDSLNRMAVELVDEALDFADELNVAAYELDSGATVVDFGVDADGGLEAGLLLAEIQTAGLATVQTRMGRVDGTPTPHVELTTDHPGIALLGSQKAGWELDLDGFAGLGSGPARALVGEEREYQALGYYDEFDLTVLCVESATLPGDAVAEHVAERANVNAQAVYLPTTALGSTAGSVTAAARAAELAVFRLFELGYDPENVKSVAGSAPVAPVSYDETEAMGRTNDALAYGGEVHLTVSEEFDRFDELPSSAADEYGRPFADVFADAEYDFYELDEGVFAPAAVTVDVLDGPTYALGETREDLLAESFDYR, encoded by the coding sequence ATGGACAGCCTCAATCGCATGGCGGTGGAGCTGGTCGACGAGGCGCTCGACTTCGCCGACGAGCTGAACGTCGCCGCCTACGAACTGGACTCGGGCGCGACGGTCGTCGACTTCGGCGTCGACGCCGACGGCGGCCTCGAGGCCGGCCTCCTCCTCGCGGAGATACAGACCGCCGGCCTCGCGACCGTGCAGACCCGGATGGGTCGCGTCGACGGGACGCCGACCCCGCACGTGGAGCTGACGACCGACCACCCCGGGATCGCCCTGCTGGGATCGCAGAAGGCCGGCTGGGAGCTCGATCTCGACGGCTTCGCCGGGCTCGGTTCCGGGCCCGCCCGCGCGCTCGTGGGCGAGGAGCGCGAGTACCAGGCGCTGGGCTACTACGACGAGTTCGACCTCACGGTGCTGTGCGTCGAGAGCGCGACGCTCCCCGGCGACGCCGTGGCCGAACACGTCGCGGAACGGGCGAACGTGAACGCGCAGGCCGTCTACCTCCCGACGACCGCGCTCGGGTCGACCGCCGGCAGCGTCACCGCGGCCGCCCGCGCCGCCGAGTTGGCCGTCTTCCGGCTGTTCGAACTGGGCTACGACCCGGAGAACGTGAAGTCCGTCGCGGGGAGCGCCCCCGTCGCGCCGGTCAGCTACGACGAGACCGAGGCGATGGGGCGAACGAACGACGCCCTGGCGTACGGCGGCGAGGTCCACCTCACCGTGAGCGAGGAGTTCGACCGGTTCGACGAACTCCCCTCCAGCGCGGCCGACGAGTACGGCCGTCCGTTCGCCGACGTGTTCGCCGACGCGGAGTACGACTTCTACGAGCTCGACGAGGGCGTGTTCGCGCCCGCCGCCGTCACCGTCGACGTGCTCGACGGGCCGACGTACGCGCTCGGGGAGACGCGCGAGGACCTGCTGGCCGAGTCGTTCGACTACCGCTGA
- the proS gene encoding proline--tRNA ligase, whose product MSEHESADSGDDDQELGITKSKEYETGEWYAEVVRKAGLANYAPEGMSGFIITRPRGYALWERLQNFLDAKFKRTGVQNAYFPMFIPESYLEAEKDIVEGFDPEVAWVTHGGHEELDERLAVRPTSESIITPYISQWVRSHRDLPLRVNQWCSVVRWEATETKPFFRTKEFLWQEGHTAHVDRDDAWSETMTRLDQYESVYEDFLAIPVLRGQKPDHDTFPGADTTTTVEALMPDGKSVQGGTSHYLGTSFAEAFDITFSDADEEERLAHTTSWGLSWRALGALIMTHSDDQGLVLPPTVAPTQVAIVPIWQEETKDEVLEYAEGVAEELEEAGIRVELDDRDTRNPGFKFNEHELNGVPVRFEIGPYEVEDDEVTVVHRPDGEESTVDRDGVAEATREHLDEVYGKLYAAAEENLAGEVREADSRNEILGTIGQHGGYVKAPWCGEEACEEEIKDQIAAEIVMVPFEEDDERHGSDHDDACAVCGDDATRTAYFAKSY is encoded by the coding sequence ATGAGCGAACACGAGTCCGCCGACTCCGGCGACGACGACCAGGAGTTGGGGATCACGAAGTCGAAGGAGTACGAGACCGGCGAGTGGTACGCCGAGGTCGTCCGGAAGGCCGGCCTCGCGAACTACGCGCCCGAGGGAATGTCGGGGTTCATCATCACCCGACCCCGCGGGTACGCGCTGTGGGAGCGCCTCCAGAACTTCCTGGACGCGAAGTTCAAGCGCACAGGGGTCCAGAACGCCTACTTCCCGATGTTCATCCCCGAGTCGTACCTCGAGGCCGAGAAGGACATCGTCGAGGGCTTCGACCCCGAGGTGGCGTGGGTGACCCACGGCGGCCACGAGGAGCTCGACGAGCGGCTCGCGGTCCGACCCACTTCCGAGTCCATCATCACGCCCTACATCAGCCAGTGGGTCCGAAGCCACCGCGACCTGCCCCTGCGCGTGAACCAGTGGTGTTCGGTCGTGCGCTGGGAGGCGACCGAGACGAAGCCGTTCTTCCGCACGAAGGAGTTCCTCTGGCAGGAGGGCCACACCGCCCACGTCGACCGCGACGACGCGTGGTCGGAGACGATGACGCGCCTCGACCAGTACGAGTCCGTCTACGAGGACTTCCTCGCGATCCCCGTCCTCCGGGGGCAGAAGCCCGACCACGACACGTTCCCCGGCGCGGACACCACCACGACCGTCGAGGCATTGATGCCCGACGGCAAGTCCGTGCAGGGGGGCACCTCCCACTACCTCGGGACGAGCTTCGCGGAGGCGTTCGACATCACCTTCTCCGACGCCGACGAGGAGGAGCGCCTCGCACACACCACTTCCTGGGGGCTGTCCTGGCGTGCGCTGGGCGCGTTGATCATGACTCACTCCGACGACCAGGGGCTCGTCCTTCCCCCCACGGTCGCGCCCACGCAGGTCGCGATCGTTCCCATCTGGCAGGAGGAGACGAAAGACGAGGTGCTGGAGTACGCCGAGGGCGTCGCCGAGGAACTCGAGGAGGCGGGGATCCGCGTCGAACTCGACGACCGCGACACGCGCAATCCCGGCTTCAAGTTCAACGAACACGAGCTCAACGGCGTGCCCGTCCGCTTCGAGATCGGCCCGTACGAGGTCGAAGACGACGAGGTAACGGTCGTCCATCGCCCCGACGGCGAGGAGTCGACCGTCGACCGCGACGGCGTCGCCGAGGCGACTCGCGAACACCTCGACGAGGTGTACGGGAAGCTGTACGCCGCCGCCGAGGAGAACCTCGCGGGCGAGGTGCGCGAGGCCGACTCCAGAAACGAGATCCTCGGGACCATCGGCCAGCACGGCGGCTACGTGAAAGCGCCCTGGTGCGGCGAGGAGGCGTGCGAGGAGGAGATCAAAGACCAGATCGCCGCCGAGATCGTGATGGTCCCGTTCGAGGAGGACGACGAGCGCCACGGCTCCGACCACGACGACGCCTGCGCGGTCTGCGGCGACGACGCGACGCGGACGGCGTACTTCGCGAAGTCGTACTGA
- the gltB gene encoding glutamate synthase large subunit, producing MTEPDASAHVGGLADPDDERSNCGVGAVVDLDGGRSHDVVSDALDLLENLEHRGTTGAEQNTGDGAGIMVERPDGFFESVVGDLPETYAVGSLFMPTDDAARGDVEALFESTLAEYDLTVIAWRDVPTDAAGADLGATALESEPDVRQAFVAPAEDAELDDDTFDRRLYVARRAVETAAEDADGGERFYVCSLDRRRVVYKGLLKADQLPAYYPDLTDERLTSGVALVHARFSTNTLGAWHLAHPYRNIVHNGEFNTIQGNVNWMRARQSDLADGGFTEEELDAIRPVISDPNQSDTASVDETLDLLLNGGRDLPHALRMMIPEAYRKDDAMSEARREFYDYHASLVEPWDGPALVIGFDGDRVAGVLDRNGLRPCRYDVTTDNRLVMGSEVGALEHDPEEVRERGRLRPGETFVADRREGRVLDDEEVFADLTDETYGEWVEAEQRDLVGVTDATDPSPATEPDDHLRSKQAAFGYTTDQLNHLIGPMSEQGKDPVGSMGDDTPLSVLSEFDRPLFTYFKQLFAQVSNPPIDYIREELVTSLETRLGPQRNLLGETPEHARQVVHESPVLTESETAALRGLDDATDGDLTSVTLDMTFDPDGDLRTAVEDLRERAAAAVRDGADVIVLSDREMGRDRMHVPSLLATGAVHHHLVREGLRARAGLVVESGDPREVHHVACLVGYGAGAVCPYLAYDTVRDIVAGPDGADEDEALSAYRDALEMGLLKTMAKMGISTVESYQGAQIFEAVGLDSGLVREYFEGTEIRTEGIGLPEIESDLRERYAVGFGDDPELETQGEYEHRSSGIKHGWNPHSVNALHTAVREGDREAWDEFSAQVNDPDEPAELRNLLDIDNGRDPVPVEEVEAVGDIAERFSTAAMSLGSLSPEQHENNAIAMNRLGAKSNTGEGGEPPERFDTERGCSVKQVASGRFGVTSNYLANAEEIQIKMAQGSKPGEGGHLPGAKVNEYIAHVRYSTPGVGLISPPPLHDIYSIEDLKQLIYDLKAANPEADVNVKLVSEAGIGTIAAGVAKAEADVVHISGHSGGTGASPKTSIKNAGLPWELGVAEANQMLRATGLRDRITVSADGGLKTGRDVAVAALLGAEEFAFGTAALVSSGCVMARQCHQNTCPVGVATQREDLRDRFPGEPEHVINYMQFIAQELREIMAELGFTTVDEMVGRVDCLSQREVDHPKARKLDLSAMIAEPSDDGPRHKVREQDHPDLAEALDWEILDELGDSVETGEPAALAAEVDNTDRAVGATLSNRISEAHGEDGLPAGTLDLDFRGEAGQSFGAFLAHGVDAHLVGAANDYVGKGLSGGTVVVETPADAAFEADENILIGNVALYGATDGEAYVNGTAGERFAVRNSGVKAVVEGVGDHGCEYMTGGVVAVLGEVGRNFAAGMSGGVAYVHDPDGELAAKTNTGMVSLSEELTEQDEAMLRRLVENHLARTGSDRATELLDDWESVVSEFTRVLPDAYAQVIAEGRGDDVREELPDAAEGGAVTAEFGAGAVGDD from the coding sequence ATGACTGAGCCGGACGCGTCGGCGCACGTCGGGGGCCTGGCGGACCCGGACGACGAGCGCTCGAACTGTGGTGTGGGGGCCGTCGTCGACCTCGACGGCGGGCGATCACACGACGTAGTATCGGACGCACTCGACTTACTGGAGAACCTCGAGCATCGAGGGACGACCGGGGCCGAACAGAACACCGGCGACGGGGCCGGCATCATGGTCGAACGCCCCGACGGATTCTTCGAGTCGGTCGTCGGCGACCTCCCGGAGACGTACGCCGTCGGGTCGCTGTTCATGCCGACCGACGACGCCGCCCGCGGCGACGTGGAGGCGCTGTTCGAGTCCACGCTGGCGGAGTACGATCTGACGGTGATCGCGTGGCGTGACGTGCCCACCGACGCCGCGGGCGCGGACCTGGGCGCGACGGCCCTGGAGTCCGAGCCGGACGTCCGGCAGGCGTTCGTCGCGCCCGCCGAGGACGCGGAGCTCGACGACGACACCTTCGACCGACGACTGTACGTCGCCCGACGCGCCGTCGAGACGGCCGCCGAGGACGCCGACGGCGGCGAGCGCTTCTACGTCTGCTCGCTGGATCGACGGCGCGTGGTCTACAAGGGCCTCCTGAAGGCCGACCAGCTCCCCGCGTACTACCCCGACCTGACCGACGAGCGCCTGACCTCGGGCGTCGCGCTGGTGCACGCGCGCTTCTCGACGAACACGCTCGGCGCGTGGCACCTCGCGCACCCGTACCGCAACATCGTCCACAACGGCGAGTTCAACACCATCCAGGGGAACGTCAACTGGATGCGCGCCCGCCAGTCGGACCTCGCGGACGGCGGCTTCACCGAGGAGGAGCTGGACGCGATCCGACCGGTCATCTCCGACCCGAACCAGTCGGACACGGCCTCCGTCGACGAGACGCTCGACCTCCTGCTCAACGGCGGTCGCGACCTCCCGCACGCGCTGCGGATGATGATCCCCGAGGCGTACCGGAAGGACGACGCGATGAGCGAGGCGCGTCGGGAGTTCTACGACTACCACGCCTCGCTGGTCGAGCCGTGGGACGGCCCCGCGCTGGTCATCGGCTTCGACGGCGACCGCGTCGCCGGCGTGCTCGACCGCAACGGCCTCCGGCCGTGCCGCTACGACGTGACGACCGACAACCGCCTCGTGATGGGCAGCGAGGTCGGCGCGCTCGAGCACGACCCCGAGGAGGTCCGCGAGCGCGGCCGCCTCCGGCCGGGGGAGACGTTCGTCGCTGACCGCCGGGAGGGACGCGTCCTCGACGACGAGGAGGTGTTCGCCGACCTCACAGACGAGACGTACGGCGAGTGGGTCGAGGCCGAACAGCGCGACCTGGTCGGCGTGACCGACGCCACCGACCCGTCGCCGGCGACGGAGCCCGACGACCACCTCCGGAGCAAGCAGGCGGCCTTCGGCTACACCACCGACCAGCTCAACCACCTCATCGGGCCGATGTCCGAGCAGGGGAAGGACCCGGTCGGGTCGATGGGCGACGACACCCCCCTCTCCGTCCTCTCGGAGTTCGACCGCCCGCTGTTCACCTACTTCAAGCAGCTGTTCGCGCAGGTATCGAACCCGCCGATCGACTACATCCGCGAGGAGCTGGTCACGTCGCTGGAGACGCGACTCGGTCCCCAGCGCAACCTCCTCGGGGAGACGCCCGAACACGCCCGGCAGGTCGTCCACGAGTCGCCGGTCCTGACGGAATCGGAGACGGCCGCCCTGCGCGGTCTAGACGACGCCACCGACGGCGACCTCACCTCGGTCACGCTCGACATGACGTTCGACCCCGATGGCGACCTCCGAACCGCGGTCGAGGACCTCCGCGAGCGCGCGGCCGCGGCGGTTCGCGACGGCGCGGACGTGATCGTGCTCTCGGACCGCGAGATGGGCCGCGACCGGATGCACGTCCCGAGCCTGCTGGCGACGGGCGCGGTCCACCACCACCTCGTGCGCGAGGGGCTGCGCGCCCGCGCCGGTCTCGTCGTGGAGTCGGGCGACCCCCGCGAGGTCCACCACGTCGCGTGTCTCGTCGGCTACGGCGCGGGCGCTGTGTGTCCGTACCTCGCGTACGACACCGTCCGCGACATCGTCGCCGGCCCGGACGGGGCCGACGAGGACGAGGCGCTGTCGGCCTACCGCGACGCCCTGGAGATGGGCCTGCTGAAGACGATGGCGAAGATGGGCATCTCGACGGTCGAGTCCTACCAGGGCGCGCAGATATTCGAGGCGGTCGGGCTCGACTCGGGGCTGGTGCGCGAGTACTTCGAGGGCACCGAGATCCGGACCGAGGGAATCGGCCTCCCGGAGATCGAGTCGGACCTGCGCGAGCGCTACGCGGTCGGTTTCGGCGACGACCCCGAACTTGAGACCCAGGGCGAGTACGAACACCGTTCCTCGGGGATCAAACACGGCTGGAACCCCCACTCGGTGAACGCGCTCCACACCGCCGTCCGCGAGGGCGACCGCGAGGCGTGGGACGAGTTCTCGGCGCAGGTGAACGACCCCGACGAGCCCGCTGAACTCCGGAACCTGCTGGACATCGACAACGGCCGCGACCCGGTGCCCGTCGAAGAGGTCGAGGCCGTCGGCGACATCGCCGAGCGCTTCTCGACGGCCGCGATGAGCCTCGGGAGCCTCTCGCCCGAGCAACACGAGAACAACGCGATCGCGATGAATCGCCTGGGCGCGAAGTCCAACACCGGCGAGGGCGGTGAGCCCCCCGAGCGCTTCGACACCGAGCGCGGCTGTAGCGTGAAGCAGGTCGCATCCGGCCGCTTCGGCGTCACCTCGAACTACCTCGCGAACGCCGAGGAGATCCAGATCAAGATGGCGCAGGGCTCCAAGCCCGGCGAGGGCGGCCACCTCCCCGGCGCGAAAGTGAACGAGTACATCGCGCACGTCCGCTACTCCACCCCGGGAGTGGGGCTCATCTCGCCGCCGCCGCTGCACGACATCTACTCCATCGAGGACCTGAAGCAACTCATCTACGACCTCAAGGCCGCCAACCCCGAGGCCGACGTCAACGTGAAGCTCGTCTCGGAGGCCGGCATCGGCACCATCGCCGCCGGCGTCGCCAAGGCGGAGGCGGACGTGGTCCACATCTCGGGTCACTCCGGCGGCACCGGCGCGTCGCCGAAGACCTCGATCAAGAACGCCGGCCTGCCGTGGGAGCTGGGCGTCGCGGAGGCGAACCAGATGCTCCGCGCGACCGGCCTCCGCGACCGCATCACAGTCTCCGCCGACGGCGGGCTGAAGACCGGCCGCGACGTGGCCGTCGCGGCGCTGCTGGGGGCCGAGGAGTTCGCGTTCGGCACCGCGGCGCTCGTCTCCTCGGGCTGCGTGATGGCCCGGCAGTGCCACCAGAACACCTGTCCGGTCGGCGTCGCCACCCAGCGCGAGGACCTCCGGGACCGGTTCCCCGGCGAGCCCGAGCACGTCATCAACTACATGCAGTTCATCGCCCAGGAGCTGCGCGAGATCATGGCCGAGTTGGGCTTCACCACCGTCGACGAGATGGTCGGACGCGTCGACTGCCTCTCCCAGCGCGAGGTCGACCACCCCAAGGCGAGGAAACTCGATCTGTCGGCGATGATCGCCGAGCCGTCCGACGACGGCCCGCGCCACAAGGTGCGCGAGCAGGATCACCCCGACCTCGCGGAGGCGCTCGACTGGGAGATCCTCGACGAACTCGGCGACAGCGTCGAGACGGGAGAGCCGGCCGCGCTCGCGGCCGAGGTGGACAACACCGACCGCGCCGTGGGCGCGACGCTCTCGAACCGCATCTCCGAGGCCCACGGCGAGGACGGCCTCCCGGCCGGCACGCTGGATCTCGACTTCCGGGGCGAGGCCGGCCAGTCGTTCGGCGCGTTCCTCGCACACGGCGTCGACGCCCACCTCGTCGGCGCGGCGAACGACTACGTCGGCAAGGGGCTGTCGGGCGGCACGGTCGTCGTCGAGACGCCCGCCGACGCCGCCTTCGAGGCCGACGAGAACATCCTCATCGGCAACGTCGCGCTGTACGGCGCGACCGACGGCGAGGCGTACGTCAACGGGACGGCCGGCGAGCGCTTCGCCGTGCGCAACTCCGGCGTGAAGGCCGTCGTCGAGGGCGTCGGCGACCACGGCTGCGAGTACATGACCGGCGGCGTCGTCGCGGTGCTGGGCGAGGTCGGCCGCAACTTCGCGGCCGGCATGTCCGGCGGCGTCGCGTACGTCCACGACCCCGACGGTGAACTGGCCGCGAAGACGAACACGGGGATGGTGAGCCTCTCCGAGGAGCTGACCGAGCAGGACGAGGCGATGCTGCGCCGCCTGGTGGAGAACCACCTCGCGCGCACCGGCAGCGATCGCGCGACGGAACTGCTCGACGACTGGGAGTCGGTCGTCTCGGAGTTCACGCGCGTCCTCCCCGACGCCTACGCGCAGGTCATCGCGGAGGGTCGCGGCGACGACGTGCGCGAGGAGCTGCCCGACGCCGCCGAGGGCGGGGCCGTGACCGCGGAGTTCGGGGCGGGCGCGGTCGGCGACGACTAG
- a CDS encoding methyltransferase: protein MTRTPYTLPLESRVSEGPQRYQFHTADGVCSKDAFRTSELQLLESLWEADVGDLLCPEANYGVVGTILSAKGESVQMTESSARATHICEKNIRENDADAEVSLLADLTTVEREFDTVAYAPKPYTALPVGKQRIADSLAVLRTGGSLYVAASKQSGLTRYRDCLQELGATVEQVSKSGDSRLLKATRPKKYNPTSYVSPEVIQATIDGIEPRLVTVPGLFSAAEVDRGTRLLMESVAIEDGEQVLDVCCGYGAIGAYAAHVAECDVWLSDDNKIATTCAECTLEKSDVDGTVVTADCVEGVSHQTFDRVLCNPPTHAGEGVLSELFAGIHGVLDDNGVLCIVHHAELDLSDHLSRFSSVERGCTGEEHVVLEVTP, encoded by the coding sequence ATGACGCGGACCCCATATACTCTACCGCTCGAATCGAGAGTTTCGGAAGGCCCGCAGAGATACCAGTTCCACACCGCCGATGGTGTCTGCTCAAAAGACGCATTCCGGACGTCTGAACTGCAACTTCTGGAATCACTATGGGAGGCCGACGTAGGCGATCTGCTCTGTCCCGAGGCAAACTACGGCGTCGTTGGGACTATTCTCTCTGCAAAAGGAGAATCTGTCCAGATGACTGAGTCGAGTGCTCGAGCGACCCATATTTGTGAGAAAAATATCAGAGAGAACGATGCCGACGCAGAGGTCTCTCTCTTGGCTGATCTGACGACAGTAGAACGGGAGTTCGATACGGTGGCGTATGCTCCGAAACCGTATACCGCGCTGCCAGTTGGAAAACAACGGATTGCAGATTCCCTCGCGGTGTTGCGTACGGGTGGAAGCCTCTACGTGGCGGCATCGAAACAATCCGGATTGACACGGTACAGGGATTGTCTACAGGAACTGGGTGCCACGGTTGAGCAAGTGAGTAAGAGTGGAGATTCTCGCCTTCTCAAGGCTACACGCCCGAAGAAGTACAATCCGACAAGCTACGTCTCACCTGAAGTAATACAAGCGACGATAGATGGGATCGAACCGCGTCTCGTTACTGTCCCGGGCTTGTTTTCGGCCGCAGAGGTAGACCGGGGGACTCGCCTCCTCATGGAATCTGTTGCAATCGAGGACGGGGAACAGGTACTGGACGTTTGCTGCGGGTACGGGGCCATCGGAGCATACGCGGCGCACGTTGCCGAGTGTGACGTATGGCTCTCGGACGACAATAAAATCGCGACAACGTGTGCAGAATGCACGCTTGAGAAGTCAGATGTTGACGGGACAGTTGTGACCGCAGATTGTGTTGAAGGGGTTTCCCACCAGACGTTCGACAGAGTACTGTGTAATCCACCGACTCACGCAGGTGAAGGGGTTCTCTCCGAGCTTTTTGCTGGGATTCACGGCGTGCTGGATGACAACGGAGTACTCTGTATTGTACATCACGCAGAGCTTGATTTGAGTGATCACCTCTCGCGATTTAGTAGTGTAGAGAGGGGTTGCACGGGAGAGGAACACGTTGTTCTGGAGGTAACACCGTAG
- a CDS encoding GNAT family N-acetyltransferase: protein MPLTRVALDADDTEDVLALYREYGWWDDRDRDDVERALANTDVGVGLRDHDHGRDPATGDLVAAARVVTDFVYYARVYDVVVAGDRRGEGVGTALMEAVSEHEDLRDVHLVLLCRDGLVSFYESIGFERYPESVAVPDEGVDGERELAQLIRVSGDADRE from the coding sequence ATGCCGCTGACTCGCGTCGCCCTCGACGCGGACGACACCGAAGACGTCCTCGCCCTGTACCGGGAGTACGGCTGGTGGGACGACCGCGACCGCGACGACGTGGAACGCGCCCTCGCGAACACCGACGTCGGCGTCGGGCTGCGCGACCACGACCACGGTCGGGACCCCGCCACCGGCGACCTGGTCGCCGCCGCGCGCGTCGTCACGGACTTCGTCTACTACGCCCGCGTCTACGACGTCGTCGTCGCGGGCGACCGTCGCGGCGAGGGTGTGGGCACCGCACTCATGGAGGCGGTTTCCGAGCACGAGGATCTCCGCGACGTTCACCTCGTGCTCCTGTGTCGCGACGGCCTCGTCTCGTTCTACGAGTCGATCGGCTTCGAGCGATACCCCGAGTCGGTCGCCGTGCCCGACGAGGGAGTGGACGGCGAGCGAGAACTCGCGCAACTGATCCGCGTCAGCGGCGACGCGGATCGGGAGTGA
- a CDS encoding HAD family hydrolase yields the protein MPDSPSGDGAVADVLTDAAAVTFDLDDTLVAYRRSPGAVLRAAFDAVGVDPAFEVDAYYDRFAEFNNRTDSMAELREACFAALCAERGRDPELGRRVARAFAAERDHANVAWRPGARDLLDALEAQGVPFAVVTNGPPDAQAEKVRAVGLADRAVDVVFAGHDAPAKPAAEPFESALSSLGVPASAAVHVGDSPQSDAAAALAAGMRAVLVGDGRPVPDDAVRVPSLATLADGMN from the coding sequence ATGCCCGATAGCCCGTCCGGCGACGGCGCGGTCGCCGACGTCCTCACCGACGCCGCGGCGGTGACGTTCGACCTCGACGACACGCTCGTCGCCTACCGACGGTCGCCGGGAGCCGTGCTGAGGGCCGCCTTCGACGCCGTCGGCGTCGATCCGGCGTTCGAGGTTGACGCGTACTACGATCGCTTCGCCGAGTTCAACAACCGAACCGACTCGATGGCGGAGCTCAGAGAGGCGTGTTTCGCAGCGCTGTGTGCCGAGCGCGGGCGCGACCCGGAGCTCGGGCGCAGGGTGGCGCGGGCGTTCGCCGCCGAGCGCGACCACGCGAACGTGGCGTGGCGACCGGGGGCGCGCGACCTGCTGGACGCGCTGGAGGCCCAGGGCGTCCCGTTCGCGGTCGTCACGAACGGCCCGCCGGACGCGCAAGCCGAGAAGGTCCGGGCGGTCGGCCTCGCAGACCGCGCCGTCGACGTGGTGTTCGCCGGCCACGACGCGCCGGCCAAACCCGCGGCCGAGCCCTTCGAGTCGGCGCTCTCGTCGCTCGGTGTCCCGGCTTCGGCGGCGGTCCACGTCGGCGACTCGCCCCAGTCCGACGCCGCCGCCGCGCTCGCGGCCGGGATGCGGGCGGTGCTCGTCGGCGACGGCAGGCCGGTGCCGGACGACGCCGTCCGGGTGCCGTCGCTGGCGACGCTCGCGGACGGGATGAACTGA